CGACTTCCAGCGGGCCGCTGATGGGTTCGCCTGCCAGCTCAAACGCCAGTGGCCCTGCGTGGAGGTGGGTGCCCGTCGCCGACGCAGGGAGGAAGTTCATGGTACCGATAAAGTCTGCGACCTCCCTGGTGGCGGGCCGGGCGTAGAGCGTGCCGGGTGCATCCGCCTGGTGCAACTCGCCGCCGAACATCACGGCGATACGGTCAGCGACGGCCATTGCCTCCTCCTGATCGTGGGTGACGAAGACGGTGGTGATGCCCAACTCGCGCACGATGGCTTTAATCTCACCTCTCAGCGAGACGCGCAACTTGGCATCCAAACTACTGAGCGGCTCATCCAAGAGCAGCACCTGGGGTTCCAGTACCAGGGCGCGGGCCAGCGCCACCCGCTGCTGCTGGCCACCCGACAGTTGACTGGGACTGCGCCCCTCCATCCCCGGCAAGCCGACGAGTTCCAGCGCCTGGCCCACCCGCCGCGCCACGTCCGCCTTGGACACCCGGCGCAACTTGAGGCCGAAGGCGACGTTGTGAAAGACGTTCATGTGCGGCCATAAGGTGTAGCGCTGAAACACCATTGCGGTGGGCCGCGCTTCCGGGCCGAGCGGCAGCAGGCTGCGTCCGTCCAAAGTGATGTCGCCCGCGTCCGGGGTCAAAAAGCCCGCCAGCATCCGCAGCGAGGTGGTCTTACCGCAGCCCGACGGCCCCAGCAAGCAGACGAGTTCGCCGGACGCCACCTGCAGGTTCAGGGTGTTCACGGCGGGTTTGCCTGCGTAGAGTTTGGAGATATTGCTAAAGTCGATCTCGGCCATTCTTATCCTCCCTTGAAGCCCGCTGCCAGATACCCGGCCAGCAGGTAGCGCCGCGCCACGATCAAGAGCAGCACCGACGGGATGGTGAGCAGCACGCTGAACACCGCTCCGACGGGCTCCGGGTAGCTGTCGACCAGCGTGTACATCAGCACCGGTAGGGTGGTGACGCCCGGCGCACCAACCACCAGCGTCGCCTGCGATTCGTCCAGCGAGCCGAGGAACGTCAGAATCAGCGCCACGATGATGCCCGGCATGGCGATGGGCAAGGTGACGCTGAAAAAGACCCGCAGCGGGCTGGCCCCAGCATCGCGGGCCGCTTCCTCCAGTTCACGCGGCACTGCGCCGAAGGCCGCCGCCGGAATCCAGGTCATGGTGACCAACGTACCGATCAGTTGTACCAGCACCACGCCCCAGAAGGTGCCGATCAATCCGAACTGAAAGAAGAAGGCGGCGATGGCGATGTAAAGCCCGATTCTTGGAAAGGCGTTGGAAGCCAGCAGCGCCACGTAAAACAGCCGCTTGAGTGGAAACTCGAAGCGCGAGAAGGCGTAGGCGGCGGGCAGGCAGACGGCAGCGGAGAGCAGCGTCACAGTGGGCGCAGTGGTCAGACTCCAGAAGGCCGACTTGCCCACGTCCGAGTTCTGAAAGACCCAGCTCCACCACTTGAGGCCAAACTCCTGCGGCACCAGGCCCGGAAAGTTCCAGCGCGTCGCCACCGCCCACAAAAGTAGCGTCCACAAAGGCAACAGCAAAAAGGCTCCAAAGGCGAAAACGCCAATCAGAGTCAGGGCGTGCCGCAGCGGGCCGGAGCGCCAGAACCACGTCAGGCTCATATCCGCCCCCGGTTCTGGCGGGTGGTGGCCGCCACGTAGATGTAGCCGACCAGCGCGCACACCGCGAAGCTGAAGACCGCCAGCGCCACGGCGACCTGCGGTTGGCGAAAGGCCCCGAAATTCATCTGCATACTGACACCCAGCATCTGCGGCGCAGCGGAGCCGAGGAGATACGGCACCGTGAAGCTGCCAAACACGCCGATGAAGGTAAAGGTCAGCACAATCAAGAGCGGCACCACGTTCAGCGGCAAGATGATGCGCGTTAGGAGCGTCCAGAAACTTGCTCCAGCGTCGCGGG
This portion of the Deinococcus rubellus genome encodes:
- a CDS encoding ABC transporter ATP-binding protein; translation: MAEIDFSNISKLYAGKPAVNTLNLQVASGELVCLLGPSGCGKTTSLRMLAGFLTPDAGDITLDGRSLLPLGPEARPTAMVFQRYTLWPHMNVFHNVAFGLKLRRVSKADVARRVGQALELVGLPGMEGRSPSQLSGGQQQRVALARALVLEPQVLLLDEPLSSLDAKLRVSLRGEIKAIVRELGITTVFVTHDQEEAMAVADRIAVMFGGELHQADAPGTLYARPATREVADFIGTMNFLPASATGTHLHAGPLAFELAGEPISGPLEVAIRPEDIYFAPSGIPAEVISESDLGHYREMQLRVAGLDAPLLTFVPRGEGSAAAVQVRRAVVYAGGQLVGEAVPVPRLVSR
- a CDS encoding ABC transporter permease yields the protein MSLTWFWRSGPLRHALTLIGVFAFGAFLLLPLWTLLLWAVATRWNFPGLVPQEFGLKWWSWVFQNSDVGKSAFWSLTTAPTVTLLSAAVCLPAAYAFSRFEFPLKRLFYVALLASNAFPRIGLYIAIAAFFFQFGLIGTFWGVVLVQLIGTLVTMTWIPAAAFGAVPRELEEAARDAGASPLRVFFSVTLPIAMPGIIVALILTFLGSLDESQATLVVGAPGVTTLPVLMYTLVDSYPEPVGAVFSVLLTIPSVLLLIVARRYLLAGYLAAGFKGG